The Montipora capricornis isolate CH-2021 chromosome 6, ASM3666992v2, whole genome shotgun sequence genome has a window encoding:
- the LOC138050623 gene encoding neuronal pentraxin receptor-like: MANVGLYFLFLAVVFVSSSEAHKSSDLTPSACHCNPTINVAVGGEKCNLFEANKQLQQDIDLLRKELETVKNRSSQIQPGLPMREFDLYFTNIGIKDYVIHHGLQVTSAFTICFRVRTTDKTGNDRTVVSYSLSRNFNEILVNRMSAIQVWVNENVVNSGVSVNDGNWHHVCTTWESTNGSWKVYKDGIVRARGLRLKSGYKTKTNGLLIVGQEQDSFGGSFDQNQNYVGELTGLNIWNRVLSPSEILKMSESCHVGQGNVKKWSDFKVGIRGDVRVISPSACDA, encoded by the exons ATGGCAAATGTTGGGCTTTATTTCCTGTTTCTAGCGGTTGTGTTTGTTTCTTCTTCCGAAGCACACAAATCCAGCGATCTTACTCCATCTGCTTGTCACTGTAATCCAACGATAAACGTGGCCGTGGGAGGTGAAAAATGCAACTTGTTCGAGGCAAACAAACAACTCCAACAAGACATCGACCTCCTGAGGAAAGAACttgagaccgtgaaaaatcgaAGCAGTCAAATTCAGCCAG GTTTGCCTATGAGGGAATTCGACCTTTATTTCACAAACATTGGAATCAAAGATTACGTTATCCATCATGGTCTGCAAGTAACCAGCGCTTTTACGATTTGCTTTCGAGTGCGTACCACAGATAAGACAGGAAACGATCGGACAGTCGTGAGTTACAGCTTATCGAGGAACTTCAACGAAATCCTGGTGAACAGGATGTCAGCAATTCAAGTCTGGGTCAACGAAAATGTAGT AAATAGCGGTGTGTCTGTGAATGACGGTAACTGGCATCATGTTTGTACCACATGGGAGAGCACGAATGGCTCGTGGAAAGTTTACAAAGATGGCATCGTGCGAGCACGTGGATTGAGGTTGAAGTCTGGTTATAAAACGAAGACCAACGGACTCCTCATTGTCGGGCAAGAACAAGATTCGTTTGGTGGCAGCTTTGACCAAAATCAAAATTACGTTGGAGAACTGACGGGTCTCAATATCTGGAACAGAGTTCTCTCTCCGAGTGAAATCTTGAAAATGTCGGAATCGTGCCATGTGGGGCAGGGTAACGTCAAGAAATGGTCTGATTTCAAAGTAGGAATAAGAGGCGATGTAAGGGTCATCTCCCCATCGGCTTGCGATGcgtaa
- the LOC138050624 gene encoding uncharacterized protein: MADMVDDLFVFGDDFEAILGILEEDEALEEEFTAVASDVQSADIICKDCGKKCKSKGGYKRHRAAKHGQDENRVNCDESNTNADKTRKTFILTAVILTKIVLKVLNSVKGNEVFSTSIRNELSSYEHKELEEGSTEFSVMKALCEGYAKNGNTEKFYGAYYAQVPLKSTTFFPGLSHNAATLLATKLADGMLSYCNDLKSVTNKSQSSKTALSEKENAGLQYVGGYVLHKLYKKFARKSLPENQQAMAILKAGKLEQDTETQKLVSSLNRGGLWSITQPAQNIFFLTEHYFRQQTSKSGLLKIDIAGITESAIVDSQVISSFQSMVSDAEIVTISNVNKDVLHAIVSLYIRVRSYTFAKDVIQSHKIQSKHAKTKALRKEIIRSYDQEKQDRLG, translated from the exons atggcggacatggTGGACGATTTATTTGTGTTTGGCGATGATTTCGAGGCGATTTTAGGTATATTAGAGGAAGATGAAGCATTGGAGGAGGAATTTACAGCTGTAGCTAGTGAT GTGCAATCAGCCGATATTATTTGCAAAGACTGCGGTAAGAAGTGCAAGTCTAAAGGAGGCTACAAACGACACAGGGCTGCTAAACACGGACAAGATGAGAACAGAGTAAACTGTGATGAAAGCAATACTAACGCTGACAAGACTAGAAAAACTTTCATTTTAACGGCAGTCATTCTTACTAAGATAGTGCTGAAGGTACTCAATAGTGTCAAAGGAAACGAAGTGTTTTCAACCAGTATTAGAAATGAGTTGAGCTCTTATGAGCACAAAGAACTCGAAGAAGGAAGTACAGAGTTTTCTGTAATGAAGGCTCTTTGCGAAGGATATGCCAAGAATGGAAACACTGAGAAGTTTTATGGCGCCTATTATGCTCAAGTGCCGTTAAAGTCAACCACTTTTTTCCCTGGACTTTCTCATAATGCTGCCACTCTGCTAGCAACAAAGTTGGCTGATGGTATGTTGTCATATTGTAATGATCTGAAATCAGTCACCAACAAGAGCCAAAGTTCGAAAACAGCTCTCTCGGAGAAGGAGAATGCAGGCCTTCAATATGTAGGAGGCTATGTATTGCATAAACTTTACAAAAAGTTTGCAAGGAAGTCTTTACCAGAAAATCAACAGGCAATGGCTATCTTAAAAGCAGGAAAATTGGAGCAAGACACAGAAACTCAAAAGTTGGTGTCAAGTTTAAACCGTGGAGGTCTATGGTCTATAACTCAGCCTGCACAAAATATATTCTTTCTTACAGAACATTATTTTAGACAGCAAACTTCTAAATCTGGTTTGCTCAAAATAGACATTGCAGGGATAACTGAAAGTGCAATCGTGGACAGCCAGGTGATATCAAGTTTTCAATCCATGGTTTCAGATGCCGAAATAGTTACCATcagtaatgtaaacaaagatgttTTACATGCTATTGTAAGTTTATATATAAGAGTTAGATCGTATACATTTGCAAAAGATGTTATCCAGAGTCATAAAATCCAATCTAAGCATGCAAAGACAAAGGCCCTTCGCAAAGAAATCATCAGAAGTTATGACCAAGAAAAACAAGATAGACTGGGGTAG
- the LOC138054109 gene encoding uncharacterized protein, translated as MENTIYERFLSFTGDQRESETIDQYPKELRQIAANCDFESITPDQLLRDRLVTGTRNATVRENLLKEKNLTLEKAVDIPRAAESTAAQIKVMSSESGLFAVKEQGKVQSDGSPVVTESRIKDFRFCGRSHERRSYPAFGQICAY; from the coding sequence ATGGAGAACACAATTTATGAACGCTTTCTTTCCTTTACCGGGGATCAGCGCGAGTCCGAAACTATTGACCAGTACCCGAAAGAGCTTCGTCAAATCGCGGCTAACTGTGACTTTGAGTCCATCACACCTGATCAACTTCTCCGGGATCGATTGGTGACAGGTACTAGAAATGCCACGGTACGTGAAAATTTGCTAAAAGAGAAGAATTTGACCCTTGAGAAAGCAGTAGATATACCTCGTGCTGCTGAGAGCACTGCCGCGCAAATCAAAGTTATGTCTTCGGAGTCTGGATTATTTGCAGTGAAAGAACAAGGAAAAGTTCAGTCTGACGGATCTCCCGTTGTCACCGAAAGTAGGATCAAAGATTTTAGATTTTGTGGTCGGAGTCATGAAAGACGCAGCTACCCTGCATTTGGACAGATTTGTGCATATTAA
- the LOC138054110 gene encoding uncharacterized protein, with product MVTLTVFKDAKSVTGYEIAFLMDTGAQCNSLLVDVYKQVSGDQHLDFLYARDKSASILANGEEHPIEGKTTLFASRNGQKCQIEVNVVRGGGYQPILSKQTMLDMNLIQILDSDHLSVVKIDSDPLLDEYADVFEGLGKLAGQYEITVDEIIKPVVHPTRRLPVAIVERVQRKLEEMTTDGIIEKVNQPTDWVSSMLVVSKPSTEADETYLFRS from the coding sequence ATGGTGACTCTCACTGTATTTAAAGATGCCAAGTCTGTCACTGGATATGAAATTGCCTTTTTGATGGATACTGGAGCTCAATGTAATTCGCTACTTGTCGATGTCTACAAGCAAGTATCTGGTGACCAGCATTTAGATTTTCTGTATGCCCGAGACAAGTCAGCTTCTATTTTAGCTAATGGAGAAGAACATCCGATAGAGGGCAAGACCACCCTATTCGCATCCAGAAATGGTCAGAAATGCCAAATTGAAGTAAATGTGGTAAGGGGTGGTGGGTATCAGCCCATCCTCTCCAAGCAAACGATGCTAGATATGAATCTAATACAAATCTTAGATAGCGATCATCTCAGTGTGGTAAAGATTGACAGCGATCCGTTGTTGGATGAGTATGCTGATGTGTTTGAAGGTCTTGGAAAGCTGGCTGGACAGTACGAGATAACAGTCGACGAGATCATCAAGCCTGTGGTTCACCCCACAAGACGTTTACCCGTTGCTATTGTTGAGCGAGTCCAGAGAAAACTGGAGGAAATGACGACTGATGGCATTATCGAAAAGGTGAACCAACCGACTGATTGGGTATCAAGCATGCTGGTGGTGAGCAAACCGTCTACTGAAGCTGATGAAACGTATCTGTTTAGATCCTAG